The nucleotide sequence CAAATCCTCCAGATACCATCTTCTCAACAAGGCCCGTTGAGTATATCAGGGATGTTGACTTTTGGGAGTTTTTCAACAGGCTGTTAAGAGATGTGGAGCCTTTGTATGTCTGTAAGTCCTGTTTCACGTGTCGAAGAGGACTTAACAGAATTCGGGCTGCATTATCCCGAGGGGTCGAACGAAGAAGGTGTTCGTATCGGACAGCTATCCACCCCGGTAATCAGACCTCTGCGGCGAAGTCTTATCGGACTGGGCGATTCGAACGACTACGGTTGTGATGATGCTCTAACGACGAACTTACAGCAAACACTGGCAAAGTCGAGTTATGGGTTGGCGAGGGTTCAATGTGTGGTCAGTCCTTCAGAGGTCCATCTTTTTGGAACCGTGAAGACCTATTTCGCCGTGCAGATGGCCATTCAACTCGCACGCGGCACTGCCGCAACACGCCGTATCAAACTCGACATCGACGTCGTGCCCAAGTTGTATGAGATACACACCTGCCCCCCCACGGAAGGAAGGGCCGGGCTCCTTCCTTCCGTGGGGGGGGCAGAATTTCACAATGAAATCTGACAGTGATTTGAAACAGGACGTTGAGAATGACTTGAAGCAGGATTCGTCGGTCAATGAACCACACTTAGGGATCCCTGAGGCGAGGGTGACGGCTGCCGAAAGTTGAGTTCCGTAACCCCTCAATCGTTGGCCTCGGAATTCGGAAACGCCGCACGCCATCGATACTGTGAACCTTTGACCGCAAATATTTGTTGATTGACGGGGGCCAAAAATGTCAAACTTTGGCAAAGGTGAAACGAGAACGACTAAGTGCAACGTGGGATGCTGCAGCCACCTTGGTGGAACAGCAATCGTTTGTTTCCATTAATGGCGATGGTCGCCACTGTGACTGTAACTGACGTTTTCCGAAGGAGGAATCACCATGACAACCGCTGTAACTGAAAAAAAGAATACGGATGTAACGAAACCCACGACGGAATTGGCACGCGATCCATTGCAGGTATTCGGATTCCCGTCATTGAACCGGATGCGCCGGGAATTTGATGAACTGTTCAGCAAGTTCTTTAAGGACGTCCCGGCATTGTGGAATGCCGAACGCGGCGACGGACGATGGGCCTTCGACGTTGAAGATCAAGCCGATGCCTATGTGATCAAGGCGGAAGCGCCTGGTTTCGAGCCGAAGGACTTCAGCATCGACCTGCGTGGCAATCAGTTAGTCATGCAAGCCAAGCGATCCGAGGAAAAGAAGGAGAAAGGACAAGAATCCTTCACGGCCACGGAGTTTTATCATTCAATGACCATCCCAGAGCACGTCGATGCGAAGAAAGTTGATGCATCGTACAAGCAAGGCATTCTGCAGGTCTCGTTGCCGAAAACGGCAGAAGGCAAGGGACGTAAGATTGAAGTGAAAGGGTGATACTCAGGATGTCACCATCGCTAGGCCGGGGCGCTGAGGCACGTTCAGCCTTCAGTGCCCCAGCATAGTGCCCATCACACGAGGTCAGAATGATGATTCACCCTGAGCTTGCCTGTTCAATCGGGTAGGCGCCCTTCACTCGTCCCCACATCAGGTCGAATACGAATCGGCCGAACCAATCGTTAGACGAAGTCTTCAAATTGCCTGAAACGTAAAAAATCGCTACGACTCCTCATCCATGGATTCTCAGGTCAAGGACGTCAGAGCGATCATGAAGGATTATCCCGGCAGACTTCCGGGTGAGCAATCGAGGGTCATTGAAAACGGGCCATAGTGGGGCGACCGCCTGTGGACCGCAAAGTCATCCTGAATGCAATCCTCTACCTGAATCGAACCAGTTGCCAGTGGCGTTACATACCTCACGAATTCCCGCACTGGAAGGTGGTTGACACCGTTTCTGGCGCTGGAGTCGAGACGGAGTCTGGGATTCGATCCATTAAGCACTCTGCCGAAAGGTGCGTCAGGCCTCTGGCAAGAAGCCGACACCGAGCCTGGCCATCATCGACATCCAGTCTCCGTACCGCTGAAGGAGGAGCGGAAAGAGGCTACGATGCAGAGATGAATGTCACTGGCAGCAAGCAGTACATCGGTGTTGATTCGCTGGGGCCCATTTAGTGAGTCATTGTGCACGCGGCCTCCTGGCAAGATCAGGACGGAGCTTGCTAGCTTCTGTACAAGCTTCAGTCGTACGGTCGATTGCCGCGAATCTTTGCGGACAGCGCTTAGCGACGAGATGACTACCAAATCGGGTCAAAGAGTCATTCAGTGATGTCATCGCGTCAGTTGGCGAAGTTGCTCAGCCACTTCAGGTGATCTTGATGCATCCCACCGTGAAGACTCAACAAAGAAGGAGTTGCTGGAGCAAATCTTTTGATCAGCACAGGTATCCGCCATCAGGTCTTTCTTTGGTTTGGCTCCCTGGTTCATCGGCTGTGAAGAAGTTCTGTGACCTTGGGACGCTGGCGCGATCCAGGCATTACTCCTTAAATCGAATTCGCCGACGGGCGTCTTTCCCGCTGTCGTGATGACCCTGAAACAGACAGCCCGCCAAGAATGATTCAAGACCGTTTTGCGGATAGGATTCCACGGCTTCGCGTCGAAACTTCAACTCGAAATCGACTCGATCGCTGTGTTCAACCCTTCGACAAGTCCAGTCATCGGCGAACTCGCGACTCGCGATCATTTCGAACTGATCGACCAAGGTCGCTACGACGTTCCCGTGCTCGGTGAATTCGTCTTGTTTGTGCCACTGATGCTCGCTGAAGAAGTACACCCAGGCTTCAGTGAATTGTTGGTGGGGTCGAACAAATCGAAATTCAAATCCGCACGTACCGCCGCTCATCCCTTTGGCCAGAATGTTACAAATCTGATTTCGAGCTACATCGACTTCGTCGATGCTCGCCGCAGCATTTTGTTCAAGCTTTTTAGACATGTTCTTGCCTCTCTCCCTCGGCTGATTGTGATGGGACCAACTCGTCAGGAAGGCAGTAGCCACGATTCTCTGACCGCATCAATCCTGAGTTGAGGCCGGTCGCAGATGTTGTTCCGAGATCGGAAATATTTTCCAAGTCCAGCGGTAAGAGGACTGTTTCACCCGATCGCGTGTCAGCATTCCAATATTGACGATACATGTGCGGATTGAGTCGACCAGTTTTCAACCACCTGGACGAACCTTCTCCAATCGGCCGTCGATTGTTGTTGCAGGGCTTCGACCGAGACAATGTGCGCGGCCACTTTCTTGCGACCAGCATCGGCCGCATTCCGCTGGGCCCGCGTTTCGTCCGCCACGTTTTTCGTTACCACACCGGTTGCCGCCAGTTGAGAGACTCGCTGGAACCAAGACTGCGCGCGGACGAATTGCGATTCCTCGCACTCGTCCGACTCAGGGGCAGTGGAGAGCATGTCCATCGGACGGAGCGGACGATACGCGAAGAAGGAATGTGTGCGCTGTAGGCGGGGGAGACAGCAACGTGGGGATGGACGCGCGGGCGTGATTAATCACGTGATTTATGGTGGTCTTTGAGATAGGTGTCGCGGATTTTGTGGAGTTCTTTCCAGATTTTGGCTTTTCTGGTTTGTGGTGAGACGCAGGCGAACAGGTAGTTGCGCTCGCCACTGGTCCACGTTTGGATTTCGAGATTCAGCGTCTGGGGAGCGCGGGTGGCGAATGGTTCGACCCAGGTGAGTTTGCCCTGGTAGAGGTGTGTGCCAGACGGAAAGGATCCGTCCTGGTTCTTGTTGGCGTCCTGCTCCTCTTTCTCGAGGTCGAACGTGAACTTTTCCGGATCGACGTCCGGGCGTGCGCCATTCAGAACGGCGGTGCACAGGCCGCGGTAATACTTCAGAAACTCGTCCTTGATCAGGTCGTCCTTCAGTTCCGGCGTCTTCTCGAGTTCGAATACGAACGCGTATGTAAAAAAGGTGTCCGAGGAGGCCTTCATCATGCCCGGAGCGAATCGGATGTGCTCATCCCCTTGGAGGGCCATGTCGGGAGCGAAGCCGGGCGGGAGGGAAATCGTTTCGCCACCCCAGGAGTCCGGTGCAACCAGTTTGAACTCGGCCGATTCATCGGCAGCCAGCCATGTTCCGACCAGGACAATACTGAGCGCCAGGTAACGCAGCATGGAAGACTCCTCGGGACGGGTTCGATCTCATCGACTCAGCGTGAGAATACGTGATCCCGGATCTCATGTCATGTGCCGACTCGTTGCGGGAAGCACTACCCTCAAAGTGGGTCAGAAGGATTTTGTCCTTGGTGCTGCATTTTCCGGAGATGCGTCATTGAGGCGCAGTTATTCATTTAGCCCGTTCGAAAGCTCGGTCAGGTCGTGATAACCGATGATCTGGACGACATCCGAGAGTTCGTTGTTCAGGCGACGTAACTGGCCGAGGCTGACGCGACGTGCGTGATCATCATCTGCGCGAGCGGCAGCCAGTACAGAGACGGGGTGGTCGTCGGTGGTAAGTTCTGCACGCAGGTAGTATGCGTCACCCGCGTGGAGCATCCACTGCTTGTCCTGCCTGATCGCGACACCACAGTGGCCGGCAGTGTGGCCGAAGAGGGGGACCAGCAGGACCTCGCTCGAAAAACCGAGAGGAACGGATCGAGCAGAGAGCCCCCACCAGTCGTACTGGCTCTGCGAGATCGTTTGCCAGCGGGGAGAGTGTGCGAATTGAGTTGGGATATACCGGAGTGACCCTGATTGCACATTCGCCAGCTCTTCTTCCGCGAGATGCACGGTGGCATGCGGAAAATCAGCAAGGCCCCCCGCATGGTCCGGGTCACAATGCGTCAGAATAATGTGACGCACATCGTTGGGCGAGAACCCAAGTTTCTCCATGCGCCGCACTGCGGTGTCATGTTCGTTGAACTGAAATCCCGCCATTTCGATCAACGGCTGGCCAAGTCGTTCGAGCGGACTTTGAACGTCGAGCAGTCCGATGCCCGTGTCAACCAGAGCCAGTCCGCGCGGGTCTTCCAGTAACAGGCAGTGACAGACGACGGTCGGATAGTTGGGGACGAGGAGTGTTCCGCAATTGAGATGGTGAATTCGGATCATCTGACTCACTCAAAAGATGTTGTATATGGCGCGAACTGGAAAAGGGGTCGGGTCTTTTTCTTTGGCCGTCCTCTTGGCCGTGTCGTAATTTCTGGCCGGGTCGTAGTTTCGAGACCAAGTCGAACGGCACTGCTTCTGGTCCAATTGTCATCACCAAAAGGCAAGCCGCGTTTGACACTGCGTCGAAGTGAATTCAGTTCTGCTTCAGTCTCAATCTTGTTCACCCAAGAACGCCAGTTTCGCGGCAACGCGGGATCATCGGGAATGGCCAGCCAACGGCGTTTGTCAGCATGATTTAGGCGAGCATACGCGGAACTCCATTGCCAGTCTTCTGCGAGTTCAATGAAATTTGCACGAACCGGGTTCCGCTCGACGTACCGCATGGCAGTTAGCAAGTGGCCGTCAGTCTGAATTGGAAACGATTTGAAACGTCCCTGATACAGACGCCCGGTGCCACTCGTCTTGTAGTGAGCGTGCCAACGCATGTTGTGCATCACTGTGAGGCGACGGAAAAACTCACTCACCTGATCGCTGGTTTCGGGCCGCACCACAAAGTGCCAGTGATTGGGCATTGCCACCATCGCATAAATCGGCAGAAGGACGATTTCCCACGTTTCTCCCACGACACGCATGAACGCAGCATAGTCTTTCGGCTTTTCACAAATCCTGAGCCGAGCCACTGCTCGATTCAGAACGTGGAAGACTCCACCTGCCGGACACATGTGTTTCGCGCGTGCCATCACAAAGGTCCAACAACGTGCGACGCCAAAGAAAAGAGACCTGACCCCTTTTCTTTTCGACCTGCTCTTTGAGTAACGCAACATCATCCATGATGCAGAAAATTTACCGAATCCCGGCAGCTTGAGAAGCCCAAAATGGCTTAACAGTTACCGTCGAACAGCACATAATCGCGCACAGGGAATTAGCGACTCGCGATTGGGCTTTTCCTGACGGTTATCACAATAGTATTAGCCACAATGTCACCCAGACGTTGTGACCTCGGCGTGAGGAACATCACGAGTAATGCAGGCCACCACATCGTCAACATAAACGTATCAACCGGCAATAACACCTCCCGCAATACGAGCCGACCGAACTCGCACCGACGAAGAGTTGGCCTTACAATCCTAATTCCGCAAAGCTTCTTCCCAATTGATTGTCCGTATCTGCCCATCATGATGAGTTGACACATACTAAGAAAAAGTACAACCGTCACCATTCGCCACTCCACCTGTACTTCGAACAACAGTGCCAGCACTTTCACCGACGCGTCCTTCATTTCATCAATGACCGTAAAATGAAAAATATCAAAAACACTTTGGATCGAACTAACGAACCGCTGACACTCCCTAGCAAAGAGAAGCCACCAACCAATGAAATCAGGATGATATGCAACTGCGCCAACTGCAAAAGGCAACATCAAGCCTAGGTCAATCGCCCGCGCTATACCCCGCTGGACAATGCAAGGTGCCATGGCGTTCCGGTCCGCATCGCGACGAATTCGCCGCATTTGTGTGAATTGATCGATCCAAGCAACTGCCATGAGCGGGAGCAATGGAGCGCAGAATGCCAGTAGTACAAAACAACCGATATCCTGGAGTAGCCATCTCACCTTCGGACTTCCCCTCTGGCCGACAAGCTTAGGCTGTCCGTCGGTTACTTTGAAGACATGCAATCGTCCGTCTATGCCGTTTAGAGCAGCTGCTAGGGCAGTGCCATCGGAATCGGGTATGATGTGCATACAACCACCATTCTCGCCATACTGAAACGAGAGCTGCTCGTCTTGGAGCCATCGAATCGGACACAGAAATGCCTGTGTATAAACTCTACCGCTATTCAAGTAACGGCGATACATAAACCTAAAGGATTCCGATTCAGTCGACTCGATCTCCAAGCTGCAGGGCTGGTCGCTCTTGAACCAGTACGCAAGTGGTACCCTTGAAAACTCTTCAGAGTCATCGTCTATCGGTATGTAGTTCCACCCCCCCGGCATTTCGCCTTCGCCCAATATCTCATCATTATTCTCTGGCTTTCGACCGACATCTTTCTCATCGATCGGTCGCAGATCTCTTTGATAGTAGAGGCCATCTATGGCGGCCTGAAACCAAAAACTGTGCTCCCCCTGCATTCCGATATATGTATCATTTCCCACCCGAAATGCAGGTGACTCGATAACCCGACCTGTATCCCGCCAGTGAGGATCGATGTACTGAACCACTGCTCGATGCGAATAAACGCCTTTCCGCTTTGCACGTCTAAGAATCGCCCAAGCAGTCCCTTCACACACAAATGGCGATGTCCCTTTGGCGACATCCGGCAAAAGCCATAACTTGCCCCCACCGTAAACAGCATAACGAACGCCGTCTGGTCCTTTGGAGGTAGAGATGGCCCCGCTATTCAAGTCAACGTCGACAAGTTCAGTTGGCCACGCAGAAGTGGGCGTCACGGTGCCCAAATGCTCTCGCACCAACAACAGGAGACGTTGGTCTCCTGTCTTCACTCCGGAAACCGTCACTCTCTGCTGGCGAGTCAAGTTCGACAACTCAATCAAAGTCTCAAAGCGAAGGGGAGATCGCCAGTCTCGCTTCGTGTGCGATCGTTCCCCAGAGGGCTTAAAGAGGCTGTAAGACCAGTAAGGAAGGCAAACCTGAGTCGCTGTCGAGAGCAACACAATGCTGATGATACCATATAATCCGCGAGTCCTAATGGGTGTCCATCCCTTGTTGCACATACTACAGCTCCCTCTGCTTTTCACCTTCAACATAGCCCATTCTGCTAGCTTTTGTGATCTCATTGCCGCAAGAATCGCTGCGCCAATCGATCTCCACTGTCGAGACCCATGGAGCAGGGGCTACCGGAAGATTGGGTACTAACGGGAACACAGCATTTTCAGTTGTGCGTGGTATTAATCGTCTTGCGAGAACTGCGACGAAAGACATTCCTTCTCCGTGTCATCAAGAGCCAGCTTCCATTTGGGTGATGCGAGCAACGTTTGTAATGCTTTGGATTTTTCGGCTGGGCTCCTTGCTCTGAACTCAAATCGGGACCAGTCACATTCATTGAGGCAGTACTCGACATACTCGGCTGAGGATTCGGCACATCCAAATAATGTGTAACCACGGACAATTACAACTGGTATGCCATCGACAATATCAATTGGCAAATTCGGCCAGTCCCCATGACGTGTTCCCCCAAGCAACTCCGGAATACCAATCATCGGAGCCCGAAAGATTCGCTCATTCTTTGGCACAAATAACATTCTACACAGGACAAAAACCGAATTCTCGCTCTGCTCAGGATCGCGCGCAGCAACGCGTAAGATGCGAACCGCTTTGTTTTTGCCCATTCCTTGCAGCTTTACTGCGGCCAAAATGTATGGATCGACGCGATAACTCTGGCTTACCAGGTTGAAATTGAGCGGAGGAAGTTCCCTTAGCGAGACGTCGTCAGGCTGCGCCATCGCCGTTTGTAGATGGAGTCCGAATGTCAATAGACCAACAAATACGCGGAGCAAACTAATTCGTTCTGCCATTTTGGAGAATCCTCAGTGGTGAGTGGCTGGAGGCAGCCCATGGGGACACAGTGCGCCGGCGCAAGCCCGAGGAAGGTAGCGAATGCAAGTTTCGTACAAGGTAAGATTTAGCCAATCGCCTTGTCCCCGAGTGATGCGTTGTGTCGGGCAACCGGCAGAGCGAAGGGTTCATAGGGGAAAGTCCAGGCTGTGTATTGAGTTCCGAGTTCACAACTTTGCGAAGGCCGACCCTGTTGTGTCAAGGGGAAGGCAATTGTGATGATATCGAACACTAATGGCGAGTCCGATTCGACCAGCACGGAGTCCCAGACCATACGCATGGACGGAAACTTTCCTCACGGAAGGCGGGAGATCCCGGGTACATCCATTTCCTCGGAAACGGATCGGTCGGAAAAGGCGCGATGCCACAATGCCGACATGCACGTGCCCGGGAAGTCAGACAGTTTCGCTCGTCTTTATCCACGGTAAGAGCCGTATGCGGTAGTGCCGCACGTACGGATCTGTGCGGGGGGCGGTTAGCAATGACCGTACCTACCGCGATGCGGATTCTTTTGACAATTGCTACACAAGATCAAGAGCCTTGAAGTCGTTGGAGTGAATCGCTCGGGTTTTGCGTTGGAATCGGAGGCGATTACATGGCTCGCTTAGCGCGTGCGGAGGTGTTTTCTCCAGATGAAGTCGCGATCGTGCATGTGATGAACCGGGTTGTGCGACGGTGCTTTCTTCTGGGGACCGATTCTCTCACCGGCAAGAACTATGACCACCGGAAGGGATGGATTGAAGGTCTACTCAAGCGATACGCCGCCTGCGTTGGGATCGATCTGCTCGGCTTTGCGATTCTTTCGAACCACTTTCACCTGATCCTGCGGTCTCGGCCGGATGTGGTGGCGACCTGGAGTGATGAAGAAGTTGCTCGTCGGTGGTTGCTCCTGTGTCCGATCCGGAAGGATGAGTGCGGGAACCCTCTAGAGCCGAATCAGGCCGAATTGGATTTCATTCAGAACGATGCCCGCAAGCGGGAACTTATCCGCTTGCGGTTGTCAGACATCGGCTGGTGGATGCGATTGTTGTGTCAGACGGTAGCGATGCGCGCTAACCACGAAGATCAGGAGATCGGCCGATTTTGGCAAAGCCGTTTTCGGGCGGTGCGGTTACTGGATGAAGCTGCTCTGGTCGCGTGTGCCGCCTACGTCGAATTGAACCCGATTCGTGCGGCGATGGCCGACCGGCTGGAGACCAGCGACTACACCTCTGTGCAGCGCCGGCTTCAGGCTCAACAACCTCGGTCGGCCTCACGAGAGACCACCAAACCGAGCGATGCCTCAACAGCGGAGAAGAATCAATCCCGCTGTTCGGCCAGCAAGTCCGACGACACGACAAAAAAGCACCAGTCGTCAGTCGATCAATTTCTGGCGCCGTTGTCCCTTAAAGATCGGGATGGCAAGACAGGTCCGGTTGCAAGCCGTACAGGAGCCCGCTGCAGTGACAAAGGCTTTTTGCCGATGACACAGGAGGATTACCTGCGGTTACTCCGCTGGACCGCAAAGCAGCTTCCCCGCAAACAGGGGGCCCGGACATCACCTCAACTCAAAGAAGTTCTGGGCAAGCTGGATCTGAACACCAACACGTGGCTGTCTCTGGTCAGAAAGTTCGGCAAACTGTTCTACAACGTCGCCGGTCGGCCGCAGACAATCGAGCTGACGCGTAGCTGCATCGGCCAGCACCGACACTACGTCCGCCGCGAAACACGCGAAGTTTTCTCCTGACGCAGGAGATTCCTCGAATCCAGTCGTCGCCGAACAGCGATCGTCTCTGCCAGGTTGAGAGAGATCTGTGCAGCACAAGTCTCTGCGCAGAAGAGACCATACCCATTGCGCGAAAGCAGTGTGATGATCCACTTTCAGGGCACTGACGGGAGCACCTTAATTTCAAGGCGGTGACAATCACAATGAGCCCTTCAGCCCGTGGAAATACTCGGGTCCCTCCGCGCCTCGGTCTCACCGATTTGAATGACTTTGAGTGAGTTTGGTCCGCAGATTTCGCGGATTTTCGCAGATGAAATTCTGTTCTTGGAATCTGCGCCATCCGCGGATGTTGTCATTGGCTTGAGGAGTGGCAATGGATGCGTGTCACTCACCCAAAGAATGGCCTTATGTCCAGTGTCCCCATGGCCATGTGTGACCTGGTTGCGGTTCGGCATATGTTCGAACGGTCGGCCCTTCAGGCCTGGTGATGTTTCGTCGAATCACATCCCAGCCCGATGGGCTGGGCTATGGGAATGGATGGCCCTTTGGGCCGGATGTGGACATGGGGGCCGGATGTGGACATGGGGGCCGGATGTGGACATGGGGGCTGGATGTGGACACGGGGGCTGGATGTGGACACGGGGGCTGGAACACAGCACGGGGGCTGTGGCAGTACGGGGGCTGGAGCACAGTCTACTCTGTTGCGCTCAAAGCGCTTCAGCGTTTGATTCTGATGCCTGAAAGGCATCCACAAGCCAGCCCAGGGCAGAGCGTCGCGGCAAAGCCGCAAGCGCCGCCCTGGGTTAGGGGCATTATTTGTTCCGAGCCCTGTTAAGGGCGACACATTCGTTGGCTGTGTGTCTGGGGCAAGGTCTTTCATTTCGAACGTCTTGTTTCGTGGGATTCGGTGGCGTTCATTTTGAATGGTGATTGTGCCCTTAACAGGGCGGAGGAGGCGCTACTCATCACCTA is from Schlesneria sp. DSM 10557 and encodes:
- a CDS encoding BON domain-containing protein; the protein is MSVSPVSRVEEDLTEFGLHYPEGSNEEGVRIGQLSTPVIRPLRRSLIGLGDSNDYGCDDALTTNLQQTLAKSSYGLARVQCVVSPSEVHLFGTVKTYFAVQMAIQLARGTAATRRIKLDIDVVPKLYEIHTCPPTEGRAGLLPSVGGAEFHNEI
- a CDS encoding Hsp20/alpha crystallin family protein, giving the protein MRREFDELFSKFFKDVPALWNAERGDGRWAFDVEDQADAYVIKAEAPGFEPKDFSIDLRGNQLVMQAKRSEEKKEKGQESFTATEFYHSMTIPEHVDAKKVDASYKQGILQVSLPKTAEGKGRKIEVKG
- a CDS encoding transposase, producing the protein MDRKVILNAILYLNRTSCQWRYIPHEFPHWKVVDTVSGAGVETESGIRSIKHSAERCVRPLARSRHRAWPSSTSSLRTAEGGAERGYDAEMNVTGSKQYIGVDSLGPI
- a CDS encoding MBL fold metallo-hydrolase is translated as MIRIHHLNCGTLLVPNYPTVVCHCLLLEDPRGLALVDTGIGLLDVQSPLERLGQPLIEMAGFQFNEHDTAVRRMEKLGFSPNDVRHIILTHCDPDHAGGLADFPHATVHLAEEELANVQSGSLRYIPTQFAHSPRWQTISQSQYDWWGLSARSVPLGFSSEVLLVPLFGHTAGHCGVAIRQDKQWMLHAGDAYYLRAELTTDDHPVSVLAAARADDDHARRVSLGQLRRLNNELSDVVQIIGYHDLTELSNGLNE
- a CDS encoding transposase — translated: MARAKHMCPAGGVFHVLNRAVARLRICEKPKDYAAFMRVVGETWEIVLLPIYAMVAMPNHWHFVVRPETSDQVSEFFRRLTVMHNMRWHAHYKTSGTGRLYQGRFKSFPIQTDGHLLTAMRYVERNPVRANFIELAEDWQWSSAYARLNHADKRRWLAIPDDPALPRNWRSWVNKIETEAELNSLRRSVKRGLPFGDDNWTRSSAVRLGLETTTRPEITTRPRGRPKKKTRPLFQFAPYTTSFE
- a CDS encoding RDD family protein, with the translated sequence MTRQQRVTVSGVKTGDQRLLLLVREHLGTVTPTSAWPTELVDVDLNSGAISTSKGPDGVRYAVYGGGKLWLLPDVAKGTSPFVCEGTAWAILRRAKRKGVYSHRAVVQYIDPHWRDTGRVIESPAFRVGNDTYIGMQGEHSFWFQAAIDGLYYQRDLRPIDEKDVGRKPENNDEILGEGEMPGGWNYIPIDDDSEEFSRVPLAYWFKSDQPCSLEIESTESESFRFMYRRYLNSGRVYTQAFLCPIRWLQDEQLSFQYGENGGCMHIIPDSDGTALAAALNGIDGRLHVFKVTDGQPKLVGQRGSPKVRWLLQDIGCFVLLAFCAPLLPLMAVAWIDQFTQMRRIRRDADRNAMAPCIVQRGIARAIDLGLMLPFAVGAVAYHPDFIGWWLLFARECQRFVSSIQSVFDIFHFTVIDEMKDASVKVLALLFEVQVEWRMVTVVLFLSMCQLIMMGRYGQSIGKKLCGIRIVRPTLRRCEFGRLVLREVLLPVDTFMLTMWWPALLVMFLTPRSQRLGDIVANTIVITVRKSPIASR
- a CDS encoding transposase, with translation MARLARAEVFSPDEVAIVHVMNRVVRRCFLLGTDSLTGKNYDHRKGWIEGLLKRYAACVGIDLLGFAILSNHFHLILRSRPDVVATWSDEEVARRWLLLCPIRKDECGNPLEPNQAELDFIQNDARKRELIRLRLSDIGWWMRLLCQTVAMRANHEDQEIGRFWQSRFRAVRLLDEAALVACAAYVELNPIRAAMADRLETSDYTSVQRRLQAQQPRSASRETTKPSDASTAEKNQSRCSASKSDDTTKKHQSSVDQFLAPLSLKDRDGKTGPVASRTGARCSDKGFLPMTQEDYLRLLRWTAKQLPRKQGARTSPQLKEVLGKLDLNTNTWLSLVRKFGKLFYNVAGRPQTIELTRSCIGQHRHYVRRETREVFS